In Oncorhynchus clarkii lewisi isolate Uvic-CL-2024 chromosome 16, UVic_Ocla_1.0, whole genome shotgun sequence, one genomic interval encodes:
- the LOC139367362 gene encoding uncharacterized protein, whose amino-acid sequence MAPPSPPSMAPPQPTLHGSTQPTLHGSTQPTHHGPPQPTLHGSPQPILHAPPSPPSMAPPAHPPCSPSSHPPCSILPPSPPTMAHPSPPSMAPPSPSSMTPQPTLHAPPSPRSMPPLQPTLHATPQPTLHGSPQPTLHAPPAHPPWPPQPTLYGSPQPTLHGSPRAYPPCPPPHPSPTSMAPPQPTLYGSPQPTLHAPHPPQPTLHGSPQPTLHGWMDT is encoded by the coding sequence ATGGCTCCCCCCAGCCCACCCTCCATGGCTCCCCCCCAGCCCACCCTCCATGGCTCCACCCAGCCCACCCTCCATGGCTCCACCCAGCCCACCCACCATGGCCCACCCCAGCCCACCCTCCATGGCTCCCCCCAGCCCATCCTCCATGCCCCCCCCAGCCCACCCTCCATGGCCCCCCCAGCCCACCCTCCATGCTCCCCCTCCAGCCACCCTCCATGCTCCATACTCCCCCCCAGCCCACCCACCATGGCCCACCCCAGCCCACCCTCCATGGCTCCCCCCAGCCCATCCTCCATGACCCCCCAGCCCACCCTCCATGCCCCCCCCAGCCCACGCTCCATGCCCCCCCTCCAGCCCACCCTCCACGCCACCCCCCAGCCCACCCTCCATGGCTCCCCCCAGCCCACCCTCCATGCCCCCCCAGCCCACCCTCCATGGCCCCCCCAGCCCACCCTCTATGGCTCCCCCCAGCCCACCCTCCATGGCTCCCCCCGAGCCTACcctccatgcccccccccccaccccagccCAACCTCCATGGCTCCCCCCCAGCCCACCCTCTATGGCTCCCCCCAGCCCACCCTCCATGCCCCCCACCCACCCCAGCCCACCCTCCATGGCTCCCCCCAGCCCACCCTCCATGGGTGGATGGACACATAA